One genomic window of Brachionichthys hirsutus isolate HB-005 chromosome 22, CSIRO-AGI_Bhir_v1, whole genome shotgun sequence includes the following:
- the ppp6r2a gene encoding serine/threonine-protein phosphatase 6 regulatory subunit 2a, producing the protein MFWKFDLHTTSHIDQLLDREDVTLRELMEEDDVLQECKAQNRRLLLFLSQDHCMQELVSLITTEPPADLEERSRFKFPNIACELLTSDVSIINDKLGADESLLEVLYHFLEQDPPLNPLLASFFSKTIGNLIARKTEQVITFLKKKEGFIGLVLKHIDASAMMDLLLRLISCVEPTPLRQEVLHWLNEEKLVQRLTELIHTGKDEERQSNASQTLCDVIRLSRDQANQMQENAEADPLLAVLESQESVAGLLKNMFEGERSEASVVNGTQVLLTLLETRRSGLEGLMDLYSQGYERSYTVNSSILNAIEPHLKDFQQLLLDPPKKSAILTTVGVLERPLGNARLHVARLVAALLQTCDPSICQELCNLSTMDLLLDLFFQYSWNNFLHFQVELCVAAILNHPSSEERPSPGLQNHDGTPAALNPEVQRDAVETDTPSEPRTFVHNALVAHLFQKCKLVQKILDAWEENDKIQAEGGTRRGNMGHLTRISNMVVLNLEKGPVQTQIADLIKELPEDCRGRWESFVDETLRETNRRNTVELVSTHNMHSSSEDDDMESPFPNDLSLQQAFSDYQIQQMTANFVDQFGFNDEEFSEHDENINATFDRIAEINFNLDADDNSANAAAFEACCKERIRQFDDAEEEEDIWEEKEMNYATHAKSRTRFGVSQTSDGCSRNSMENGGRERDRSSGSDEEEESEQNRSDSGPGWTATFRDSRGTAASQTPAGWDSSPVSGSEVQGSGWANFTEFQPFSGTETDPRCSSPVDTSSGDAVQHAKRNGEPDASAASVPSPAAETKNVPLVAADGISSSEDDDKSAPSVPSVPSVPSVPSVPSVPSAPSVPSDQTSALNSEETPLSLEKLSLSDPPRAPGQPPPAEDSPVATTTDRKEETPPPQEALVNGPV; encoded by the exons ATGTTCTGGAAGTTCGACCTGCACACCACCTCCCACATCGACCAGCTGCTGGACAGGGAAGACGTGACGCTGAgagagctgatggaggaggacgACGTTCTGCAGGAGTGCAAGGCCCAAAACCGccggctgctcctcttcctATCCCAGGACCACTGCATGCAGGAGCTCGTCAGTCTCATCACCACGGAGCCTCCTGCCgacctggaggagaggagccgCTTCAA GTTTCCCAACATTGCCTGTGAGCTCCTGACATCGGATGTGTCCATTATTAACGACAAGCTGGGCGCGGATGAGTCTCTCCTCGAGGTGCTCTATCACTTCCTGGAACAGGACCCGCCCCTCAACCCGCTACTGGCCAGCTTCTTCAGCAAAACCATCGGCAATCTCATCGCTCGGAAAACCGAACAG GTGATTACTTTCCTAAAGAAGAAGGAAGGCTTCATCGGTCTGGTGCTGAAACATATCGATGCCTCTGCTATGATGGACCTGCTGCTTCGCCTCATCAGCTGTGTGGAGCCGACGCCCTTgagacaggaagtcctgcaC tggCTGAACGAGGAGAAGTTGGTCCAGAGGCTCACAGAGCTGATCCACACCGGTAAAGACGAGGAG AGACAATCGAATGCATCCCAAACGCTTTGTGACGTCATCCGCCTCAGTCGAGACCAGGCCAATCAGATGCAAGAGAACGCGGAGGCCGACCCGCTGTTGGCCGTCCTAGAGTC GCAGGAGAGTGTGGCAGGACTCCTCAAGAACATGTTTGAGGGCGAGAGGAGCGAGGCCTCTGTCGTTAACGGAACTCAAGTGCTACTTACCTTGCTGGAGACCAGGAGGTCCGG GTTGGAAGGGCTGATGGATCTGTATTCTCAGGGTTATGAAAGGTCTTACACTGTCAACAGCAGTATTTTGAATGCCATTGAGCCCCATTTAAAGGActttcagcagcttcttctggACCCCCCCAAG AAAAGTGCAATATTGACAACCGTCGGCGTGCTAGAGCGGCCGCTGGGGAACGCCCGCCTGCACGTGGCCCGGCTGGTGGCCgccctgctgcagacgtgcgACCCCAGTATCTGCCAGGAGCTCTGTAATCTTTCCACCATGGATTTACTACTG GATCTGTTTTTCCAATACTCCTGGAACAACTTTTTGCACTTCCAAGTGGAGCTGTGTGTCGCAGCCATCTTGAACCATCCTTCCTCAGAAGAGCGGCCCAGCCCGGGCCTCCAGAACCACGACGGGACGCCCGCGGCCCTGAACCCCGAGGTGCAGAGGGACGCCGTGGAGACGGACACGCCCAGCGAGCCGCGGACCTTTGTCCACAATGCCCTGGTGGCGCAC CTCTTCCAGAAGTGCAAACTGGTGCAAAAGATCCTCGATGCCTGGGAGGAGAACGATAAAATACA GGCCGAGGGCGGGACCAGGAGAGGCAACATGGGTCACCTGACCAGGATTTCCAACATGGTTGTCCTGAACTTGGAGAAAGGGCCCGTGCAGACCCAGATCGCCGACCTCATCAAAG AGCTTCCAGAAGACTGCCGAGGTCGTTGGGAGAGCTTCGTGGACGAGACCCTGAGAGAGACCAACCGGCGAAACACGGTGGAGCTG GTCAGCACCCACAACATGCACTCGTCCAGCGAGGACGACGACATGGAGAGCCCCTTCCCCAAcgacctgtccctgcagcag GCCTTCTCCGACTATCAGATCCAACAGATGACGGCCAACTTCGTGGATCAGTTCGGGTTCAACGACGAGGAGTTCAGCGAGCACGACGAGAACATCAA CGCCACCTTCGACCGGATCGCCGAGATAAACTTCAACCTGGATGCCGACGATAATAGT GCCAATGCGGCTGCGTTTGAAGCCTGCTGTAAAGAGAGAATACGCCAGTTTGACGACgccgaggaagaagaagacatttgggaggagaaggagatgaaCTATGCAACACACGCTAAATCTAGAACGAG GTTTGGAGTCTCTCAAACTTCAGATGGCTGCTCCAGGAACAGCATGGAGAACGGGGGCAGGGAACGGGACCGGAGCTCTGGgtctgatgaggaggaagagtctGAGCAGAACCGATCAGACTCAG GTCCGGGCTGGACGGCGACCTTCAGGGACTCCAGGGGAACCGCGGCGTCCCAAACCCCGGCAGGGTGGGACAGCTCCCCCGTGAGTGGATCGGAGGTGCAAGGAAGTGGCTGGGCCAACTTCACTGAGTTCCAGCCGTTCTCCGG GACAGAGACGGACCCCCGGTGCAGCTCTCCCGTGGACACGAGCAGCGGTGACGCAGTCCAACACGCCAAACGGAACGGTGAGC CAGATGCTAGCGCTGCGTCTGTCCCCTCGCCAGCAGCAGAAACGAAGAACGTTCCCCTTGTGGCTGCTGACGGTATTTCCTCCAGTGAGGATGATGACAAAAGTGCCCCCAGCGTTCCCAGCGTTCCCAGCGTTCCCAGCGTTCCCAGCGTACCCAGCGTTCCCAGCGCTCCCAGCGTTCCCAGCGACCAGACCAGCGCCCTCaacag TGAGGAGACGCCGTTGTCTCTGGAGAAACTCTCCCTGTCGGATCCTCCTCGAGCTCCGGGGCAGCCGCCGCCTGCCGAGGATTCGCCGGTAGCCACGACGACCGACAGGAA GGAGGAAACGCCGCCGCCCCAGGAGGCGTTGGTCAACGGGCCGGTCTGA